One part of the Streptomyces lienomycini genome encodes these proteins:
- a CDS encoding enhanced serine sensitivity protein SseB C-terminal domain-containing protein produces MSASGTTTGQVEHMLRQVTPGRYDAYEALLRALATPASGQVWMLLWHGQAGSPDAQYGNMEVGGHGYAPCVTSAQELSASGWNRSYEVVDGLEVARALYPDRHGLWLNPHAPGGGVGIPWLDLRRIVSGLDRQPAGPLRLSEPAIEIPQFYALLAQNAHRTPAVRALRRAWVQPALGAPYLAIGLDVYDTSPPAVDAVRAMMQQSVGAVPDGLPVSTVAMTDAHDPVALWLRANARPFYDREAHAPAPAQAPAGGYGYPPAGSRY; encoded by the coding sequence GTGAGCGCCAGCGGCACCACGACCGGGCAGGTCGAGCACATGCTGCGCCAGGTGACGCCCGGGCGCTACGACGCCTACGAGGCACTGCTGCGCGCACTCGCCACCCCCGCCTCCGGCCAGGTCTGGATGCTGCTGTGGCACGGCCAGGCCGGCTCCCCCGACGCCCAGTACGGAAACATGGAGGTCGGGGGCCACGGCTACGCGCCCTGCGTCACCTCCGCCCAGGAGCTGTCGGCCAGCGGCTGGAACCGGTCGTACGAAGTGGTCGACGGCCTGGAGGTGGCCCGCGCCCTCTACCCGGACCGCCACGGCCTCTGGCTGAACCCGCACGCCCCCGGCGGCGGCGTCGGCATCCCCTGGCTGGACCTGCGCCGCATCGTCTCCGGTCTGGACCGCCAGCCCGCCGGACCGCTGCGCCTGTCCGAACCGGCCATCGAGATCCCCCAGTTCTACGCCCTGCTCGCGCAGAACGCCCACCGCACCCCCGCGGTCCGCGCGCTGCGCCGCGCCTGGGTGCAGCCCGCGCTGGGAGCGCCGTACCTCGCCATCGGTCTCGACGTGTACGACACCTCCCCGCCGGCCGTCGACGCGGTGCGCGCGATGATGCAGCAGTCGGTCGGCGCGGTGCCGGACGGGCTGCCGGTGTCGACGGTGGCGATGACCGACGCCCACGACCCGGTCGCCCTGTGGCTGCGCGCCAACGCCCGTCCGTTCTACGACCGCGAGGCCCACGCGCCCGCCCCCGCCCAGGCGCCGGCCGGCGGGTACGGATACCCTCCCGCCGGTAGCCGGTACTGA
- a CDS encoding ABC transporter substrate-binding protein: MTTQRTSGRRKQALAAAAVVAALLTTAACGGGGDDDSGGGGSKNGAAGFDAANNKVAQASEAKKGGTLKFASTQDADSWDTTRGYYGFMWDFSRYYSRQLVTNKTEPGATGAETTPDLATDVAKVSADGKTYTYTLRDDVTWEDGKPITSKDVKYGIERVWAQDVLSGGPTYLKEVLDPKGEYKGPYKDTSKDKLGLKAIETPNDKTIVFKLPQANSDFEEMLALTSASPVRQDKDTKSKYGLHPFSSGPYKFESYNPGKDLTLVRNTEWKQSSDPVRKAYPDKITVKFFTNANDMDARLIAGDYDIDLAQTGLSPQGRTTALKEHKANLDNPVSGYIRYAAFPQNVKPFDNIHCRKAVLYGADHVSLQTARGGPIAGGDIGTNMLPPAVPGSEGQKYDPYEMAGANKGGNVEKAKEELKACNQPNGFKTTIAVRNNKPVEVATAESLQASLKKVGIDVEIDQYDGSQYASVIGSPTNVAKKGYGIIIMGWGPDFPSVQGYGLPLWHSDYILDSANNNFAMIKDPKIDGLFADYLTAKDDAGKKKIATEINHKVMEGAYYLPFVFEKFINWRSSNIANVYTTDAYSGMYDFVNIGLKNPKK, encoded by the coding sequence GTGACTACCCAACGCACCTCAGGGCGGCGCAAGCAGGCTTTGGCCGCTGCCGCAGTGGTCGCCGCGCTGCTGACCACGGCGGCGTGCGGCGGCGGCGGCGACGACGACAGCGGCGGCGGCGGTTCGAAGAACGGCGCGGCCGGCTTCGACGCGGCCAACAACAAGGTCGCCCAGGCCTCCGAGGCCAAGAAGGGCGGCACGCTGAAGTTCGCCAGCACGCAGGACGCCGACTCGTGGGACACCACGCGCGGCTACTACGGCTTCATGTGGGACTTCTCCCGCTACTACAGCCGCCAGCTGGTCACGAACAAGACCGAGCCGGGTGCCACCGGTGCCGAGACCACCCCCGACCTCGCCACCGATGTCGCCAAGGTCTCCGCGGACGGCAAGACGTACACGTACACCCTGCGTGACGACGTCACCTGGGAGGACGGCAAGCCGATCACCTCCAAGGACGTCAAGTACGGCATCGAGCGCGTCTGGGCGCAGGACGTGCTGTCCGGCGGTCCGACGTACCTCAAGGAGGTGCTCGACCCGAAGGGTGAGTACAAGGGCCCGTACAAGGACACGTCCAAGGACAAGCTGGGTCTGAAGGCGATCGAGACGCCGAACGACAAGACCATCGTCTTCAAGCTGCCGCAGGCCAACTCGGACTTCGAGGAGATGCTCGCGCTGACCTCGGCGTCCCCGGTCCGCCAGGACAAGGACACCAAGTCCAAGTACGGCCTGCACCCGTTCTCCTCGGGCCCGTACAAGTTCGAGTCCTACAACCCCGGCAAGGACCTGACCCTGGTCCGCAACACCGAGTGGAAGCAGAGCTCGGACCCGGTCCGCAAGGCGTACCCGGACAAGATCACGGTCAAGTTCTTCACCAACGCCAACGACATGGACGCCCGCCTCATCGCCGGCGACTACGACATCGACCTGGCGCAGACCGGTCTGTCCCCGCAGGGCCGCACCACCGCCCTGAAGGAGCACAAGGCCAACCTGGACAACCCGGTCTCGGGTTACATCCGGTACGCGGCGTTCCCGCAGAACGTGAAGCCGTTCGACAACATCCACTGCCGCAAGGCCGTGCTCTACGGGGCCGACCACGTCTCCCTGCAGACCGCGCGCGGCGGCCCGATCGCCGGTGGTGACATCGGCACCAACATGCTGCCGCCCGCCGTTCCGGGCTCCGAGGGCCAGAAGTACGACCCGTACGAGATGGCCGGTGCCAACAAGGGCGGCAACGTCGAGAAGGCCAAGGAAGAGCTGAAGGCCTGCAACCAGCCGAACGGCTTCAAGACCACCATCGCGGTCCGCAACAACAAGCCCGTCGAGGTCGCCACCGCCGAGTCCCTCCAGGCCTCGCTGAAGAAGGTCGGCATCGACGTCGAGATCGACCAGTACGACGGTTCGCAGTACGCCAGCGTCATCGGCAGCCCGACGAACGTGGCCAAGAAGGGCTACGGCATCATCATCATGGGCTGGGGCCCGGACTTCCCGTCCGTGCAGGGCTACGGTCTGCCGCTGTGGCACAGCGACTACATCCTCGACAGCGCGAACAACAACTTCGCGATGATCAAGGACCCGAAGATCGACGGCCTCTTCGCGGACTACCTGACCGCCAAGGACGACGCCGGCAAGAAGAAGATCGCCACGGAGATCAACCACAAGGTGATGGAGGGCGCGTACTACCTGCCCTTCGTCTTCGAGAAGTTCATCAACTGGCGCTCCAGCAACATCGCGAACGTCTACACCACCGACGCCTACAGCGGTATGTACGACTTCGTGAACATCGGTCTGAAGAACCCCAAGAAGTAA
- a CDS encoding thioesterase family protein, which produces MPEAASAAATRATIGDSEFDRDTAVVRRAPGVYDIDLSAGWTIINAVNGGYLLAVLGRALGDALPHPDPFTVSAHYLTASRPGPAVVRTETVRAGRSLSTGQASLFQYDDEGNEVERIRVLASYGDLDALPDDVRTSAKPPAIPPPDQCFGPEDGPAPVEGSSAIADRLMLKLDPATLGWALGQPSGRGEMRAWFGLADGRDADPLSLLLAVDALPPTAFELGLKGWVPTVELTAHVRCSPAPGPLRVSITTRNLAGGFLEEDAEVWDSADRLVAQSRQLARVRLG; this is translated from the coding sequence ATGCCAGAAGCAGCCTCCGCAGCGGCCACACGGGCCACCATCGGCGACAGTGAGTTCGACCGGGACACCGCCGTCGTCCGGCGTGCCCCCGGCGTCTACGACATCGACCTGTCGGCCGGCTGGACGATCATCAACGCCGTCAACGGCGGCTACCTGCTGGCCGTCCTGGGTCGCGCCCTCGGTGACGCGCTCCCGCACCCCGACCCCTTCACCGTCTCGGCGCACTACCTCACCGCGTCCCGGCCCGGCCCGGCGGTCGTGCGCACCGAGACCGTCCGCGCGGGGCGCTCCCTCTCCACCGGCCAGGCCTCCCTCTTCCAGTACGACGACGAGGGCAACGAGGTCGAGCGCATCCGCGTCCTCGCCTCCTACGGCGACCTCGACGCGCTGCCCGACGACGTCCGCACCTCGGCGAAGCCGCCCGCGATCCCGCCGCCGGACCAGTGCTTCGGTCCGGAGGACGGCCCCGCCCCCGTCGAGGGCAGCTCGGCCATCGCCGACCGGCTGATGCTCAAGCTCGACCCCGCCACACTGGGCTGGGCGCTGGGGCAGCCCTCGGGACGCGGTGAGATGCGGGCCTGGTTCGGGCTCGCCGACGGTCGCGACGCCGACCCGCTCTCGCTGCTCCTCGCGGTGGACGCGCTGCCCCCGACCGCCTTCGAGCTGGGGCTCAAGGGCTGGGTGCCGACGGTGGAGCTGACCGCCCACGTACGGTGCAGTCCGGCGCCGGGCCCGCTGCGGGTCTCCATCACCACCCGCAACCTCGCCGGCGGCTTCCTGGAGGAGGACGCCGAGGTCTGGGACAGCGCCGACCGCCTGGTCGCCCAGTCCCGCCAGCTGGCCCGGGTCCGGCTCGGCTGA
- a CDS encoding ABC transporter ATP-binding protein, with protein sequence MSDEAKDEAVAIPAQSDGTQEKAGGTATLTRDAAPGDTLLKVTGLQKHFPIRKGLLQRQVGAVRAVDGIDFEVRAGETLGVVGESGCGKSTMGRLITRLLEPTAGTVEFQGKDITHLGVGGMRPLRRDVQMIFQDPYSSLNPRHTIGTIVSAPFKLQGVQPEGGVKKEVQRLLSVVGLNPEHYNRYPHEFSGGQRQRIGIARALALNPKLVVADEPVSALDVSIQAQVVNLLDDLQQELGLTYVIIAHDLSVVRHVSDRIAVMYLGKIMELADRDLLYKTPMHPYTKALMSAVPIPDPARRGAKSERILLKGDVPSPIAPPSGCRFHTRCWKATQICTTTEPPLKELRPGQRVACHHPENFEDQAPQDVVLLTAAKEAAELVSEDALAESAATSAAVAAEVEATETESAEATEPAESAEATEPAESAEEPGSTGEEPPAKEK encoded by the coding sequence GTGAGCGACGAAGCCAAGGACGAAGCGGTGGCCATCCCCGCGCAGAGCGACGGTACGCAGGAGAAGGCCGGCGGGACCGCGACCCTCACCAGGGACGCAGCGCCCGGCGACACCCTGCTCAAGGTGACCGGGCTGCAGAAGCACTTCCCGATCAGGAAGGGCCTGCTGCAGCGCCAGGTCGGCGCCGTCCGCGCCGTCGACGGCATCGACTTCGAGGTCAGGGCCGGCGAGACGCTCGGCGTCGTGGGCGAGTCCGGCTGCGGCAAGTCGACCATGGGCCGACTCATCACCCGGCTCCTGGAGCCGACCGCGGGCACGGTCGAGTTCCAGGGCAAGGACATCACCCACCTCGGGGTCGGCGGCATGCGTCCGCTGCGCCGCGACGTGCAGATGATCTTCCAGGACCCGTACTCCTCGCTGAACCCGCGCCACACCATCGGCACGATCGTCAGCGCCCCCTTCAAGCTCCAGGGCGTCCAGCCCGAGGGCGGGGTCAAGAAGGAGGTGCAGCGGCTGCTGTCGGTGGTCGGTCTCAACCCCGAGCACTACAACCGCTACCCGCACGAGTTCTCCGGCGGCCAGCGCCAGCGCATCGGCATCGCCCGCGCGCTCGCGCTCAACCCGAAGCTGGTCGTGGCCGACGAGCCGGTCTCCGCGCTGGACGTGTCGATCCAGGCCCAGGTCGTCAACCTCCTCGACGACCTCCAGCAGGAGCTGGGCCTGACGTACGTGATCATCGCGCACGACCTCTCGGTGGTCCGGCACGTCTCGGACCGCATCGCGGTGATGTACCTCGGCAAGATCATGGAGCTGGCCGACCGCGACCTGCTCTACAAGACGCCGATGCACCCGTACACCAAGGCGCTGATGTCGGCCGTCCCGATCCCGGACCCGGCACGGCGCGGCGCCAAGAGCGAGCGCATCCTGCTCAAGGGCGACGTGCCCTCGCCGATCGCCCCGCCGAGCGGCTGCCGCTTCCACACCCGGTGCTGGAAGGCGACGCAGATCTGCACGACCACCGAGCCGCCGCTGAAGGAGCTGCGGCCGGGCCAGCGGGTCGCCTGCCACCACCCCGAGAACTTCGAGGACCAGGCCCCGCAGGACGTCGTCCTGCTCACCGCCGCCAAGGAGGCGGCGGAGCTGGTGTCGGAGGACGCGCTGGCGGAGTCGGCGGCGACCTCGGCGGCGGTGGCCGCGGAGGTCGAGGCCACGGAGACCGAGTCCGCCGAGGCCACGGAACCGGCCGAGTCCGCCGAGGCCACGGAACCGGCCGAGTCCGCCGAGGAGCCCGGGAGCACCGGCGAGGAGCCTCCCGCCAAGGAGAAGTGA
- a CDS encoding enhanced serine sensitivity protein SseB codes for MDFPAQAHPHPHGGWPGNELEEVLSASVGVPSAGGRIVEVLGRSFLWIPLPNGGGPHSGPLDLPSLEIDGQAYVPVFSSEEQLRQVAGAQMAYSIAPAVEFARGLPPQIGIAVNPEGVVGIPLPPPAVAELCRAGRTPLDGPASGGRVRLFEPDWQDDPVDFLAAASAEFAATGVVRSARRCLAAVETADPVLFVGVELTHWEDDARALPLDALGRALTGSPLKWQVNMVLLEAAQDPVCDWMRENVRPFYALDL; via the coding sequence ATGGACTTCCCGGCACAGGCGCACCCCCACCCGCACGGCGGGTGGCCCGGCAACGAGCTGGAGGAGGTGCTGTCCGCCTCCGTCGGCGTCCCGTCGGCCGGCGGCCGGATCGTGGAGGTCCTCGGCCGCAGCTTCCTGTGGATACCTCTGCCGAACGGCGGCGGCCCGCACAGCGGCCCCCTCGACCTGCCCTCGCTGGAGATCGACGGCCAGGCCTACGTACCGGTGTTCAGCTCCGAGGAACAGCTCCGCCAGGTCGCCGGGGCGCAGATGGCGTACAGCATCGCCCCCGCCGTGGAGTTCGCCCGCGGCCTGCCCCCGCAGATCGGCATCGCCGTGAACCCGGAGGGCGTCGTCGGGATCCCGCTGCCGCCGCCCGCCGTCGCCGAACTGTGCCGCGCCGGGCGCACCCCGCTGGACGGACCCGCGTCCGGCGGCCGGGTCCGCCTCTTCGAACCCGACTGGCAGGACGACCCGGTGGACTTCCTGGCCGCGGCCTCCGCCGAGTTCGCCGCCACCGGCGTGGTGCGCAGCGCGCGCCGCTGCCTGGCCGCCGTCGAGACAGCCGATCCCGTCCTGTTCGTCGGCGTCGAACTCACCCACTGGGAGGACGACGCCCGCGCCCTCCCCCTGGACGCCCTGGGCCGCGCCCTGACCGGCTCCCCCCTGAAGTGGCAGGTCAACATGGTCCTCCTGGAGGCGGCCCAGGACCCGGTCTGCGACTGGATGCGGGAGAACGTCCGCCCCTTCTACGCCCTGGACCTGTAG
- a CDS encoding AAA family ATPase has translation MNRTTAYATTSGLALPEQPSAAPEACAELPAPVVRDLRDRGGRSPHALLFGPRDLVVITGLPGSGKSTLMRRTVQGLRVDSQDTRDRWDRRMPRLLPYGLYRPLVRLAHYAGLRRALRSGEGVVVHDCGTQAWVRGWLAREARRRSGTLHLLLLDVGAEDALAGQRERGRGVTRYAFLRHRTANSRLLRAVTAGTLPTGCASATVLDRAAADTLRRIAFTG, from the coding sequence GTGAACAGGACCACGGCGTACGCCACGACCTCGGGTCTCGCGCTGCCCGAGCAGCCCTCTGCGGCCCCGGAGGCGTGCGCCGAACTGCCCGCACCCGTCGTCCGCGACCTCAGGGACCGCGGCGGCCGCAGCCCGCACGCCCTGCTGTTCGGACCCCGGGACCTGGTGGTGATCACCGGCCTGCCCGGCAGCGGCAAGTCCACGCTGATGCGGCGCACCGTGCAGGGCCTGCGCGTCGACTCCCAGGACACCCGCGACCGCTGGGACCGCCGCATGCCGCGCTTATTGCCGTACGGGCTCTACCGGCCCCTCGTCCGTCTCGCCCACTACGCCGGACTGCGCCGCGCGCTGCGCTCCGGCGAGGGCGTCGTCGTGCACGACTGCGGCACCCAGGCCTGGGTGCGCGGCTGGCTGGCCCGCGAGGCCCGGCGCCGGAGCGGCACCCTGCACCTGCTGCTGCTCGACGTCGGCGCCGAGGACGCCCTCGCCGGACAGCGCGAGCGCGGCCGCGGCGTGACCCGGTACGCGTTCCTGCGCCACCGCACGGCCAACTCCCGTCTGCTGCGCGCCGTCACCGCGGGCACCCTGCCGACCGGCTGCGCCTCGGCGACCGTCCTGGACCGGGCCGCGGCCGACACCCTCCGCCGGATCGCCTTCACGGGGTGA
- a CDS encoding ABC transporter permease produces MTAPLHEPTAEAAPSAAEEAAVAGAEAKSVQGRSLGRIAWERLKRDRLALAGGIVVLVLIVVAVLAPLITSLYGQEPNAYNEDMIDPLFGTPTGSLGGLSGDHWLGVEPVNGRDIFARIVHGSRISLLVGFLSAMVAVVLGTVLGVLAGFFGGWVDSLICRIMDGLLAFPQLLFIIALVSVMPDNMLGLSGTGVRLLMMIVVIGFFGWPYIGRVVRGQTLSMREREYVEAARSLGAGRFYILFKELLPNLVAPIIVYTTMMIPTNILTEAALSFLGVGVKPPTSSWGQMLSSAIDYYKSDPMYMVVPGVAIFITVLAFNLFGDGVRDALDPKGSR; encoded by the coding sequence ATGACGGCACCATTGCACGAGCCGACCGCGGAAGCGGCCCCGAGTGCGGCAGAGGAAGCGGCGGTCGCCGGCGCCGAGGCCAAGTCGGTACAAGGGCGCTCCCTGGGCCGGATCGCCTGGGAGCGCTTGAAGAGGGACAGGCTGGCCCTCGCGGGCGGCATCGTGGTGCTGGTCCTCATCGTGGTCGCCGTGCTGGCGCCGTTGATCACCTCCCTCTACGGGCAGGAACCCAACGCGTACAACGAGGACATGATCGACCCGCTGTTCGGTACCCCCACGGGCTCCCTGGGCGGTCTCAGCGGCGACCACTGGCTCGGCGTGGAGCCGGTCAACGGCCGCGACATCTTCGCCCGCATCGTCCACGGCTCACGGATCTCGCTGCTGGTCGGCTTCCTGTCCGCGATGGTCGCCGTGGTCCTCGGCACCGTCCTCGGGGTCCTCGCGGGCTTCTTCGGCGGCTGGGTCGACTCCCTCATCTGCCGGATCATGGACGGCCTGCTGGCCTTCCCGCAGCTGCTCTTCATCATCGCCCTGGTCTCCGTCATGCCGGACAACATGCTCGGACTGAGCGGCACGGGCGTGCGCCTGCTCATGATGATCGTGGTCATCGGCTTCTTCGGCTGGCCCTACATCGGCCGGGTGGTCCGCGGCCAGACGCTCTCGATGCGCGAGCGGGAGTACGTCGAGGCGGCGAGATCCCTGGGCGCCGGACGGTTCTACATCCTGTTCAAGGAACTGCTGCCCAACCTGGTGGCGCCGATCATCGTCTACACGACGATGATGATCCCCACCAACATCCTCACCGAGGCGGCGCTCAGCTTCCTCGGCGTCGGCGTCAAACCGCCGACGTCGTCCTGGGGACAGATGCTCTCGAGCGCCATCGACTACTACAAGTCGGACCCCATGTACATGGTGGTCCCCGGTGTGGCGATCTTCATCACCGTTCTTGCCTTCAACCTCTTCGGTGACGGCGTGCGCGACGCGCTGGACCCGAAGGGCTCCCGCTGA
- a CDS encoding ABC transporter ATP-binding protein, which produces MTELSKSGAAVGEPAGTSPAPTSFLEVRDLKVHFPTDDGLVKSVDGLSFQLEKGKTLGIVGESGSGKSVTSLGIMGLHTAGQYGKRKAQISGEIWLDGTELLSADPDHVRKLRGREMAMIFQDPLSALHPYFTIGQQIVEAYRIHHKVDKKTAKRRAVEMLDRVGIPQPDKRVDSYPHEFSGGMRQRAMIAMSLVNNPELLIADEPTTALDVTVQAQILDLIRDLQKEFGSAVIVITHDLGVVAELADDLLVMYGGRCVERGPAEKVFYEPRHPYTWGLLGSMPRLDRDQQERLIPVKGSPPSLINLPSGCAFNPRCPYADVPKDDVTRTVRPELTEVGSKHWAACHMSQEQRERIWTEEIAPKL; this is translated from the coding sequence ATGACCGAACTGAGCAAGAGCGGGGCCGCGGTGGGCGAGCCCGCAGGGACCTCGCCCGCGCCGACCTCCTTCCTGGAAGTACGCGACCTCAAGGTCCACTTCCCGACCGACGACGGCCTGGTCAAGTCCGTCGACGGGCTCTCCTTCCAGCTGGAGAAGGGCAAGACCCTCGGCATCGTGGGCGAGTCCGGCTCCGGCAAGTCGGTGACCTCGCTCGGCATCATGGGCCTGCACACCGCCGGCCAGTACGGCAAGCGCAAGGCGCAGATATCCGGCGAGATCTGGCTGGACGGCACCGAGCTGCTGTCCGCCGACCCCGACCACGTGCGCAAGCTGCGCGGTCGCGAGATGGCGATGATCTTCCAGGACCCGCTGTCCGCGCTGCACCCGTACTTCACGATCGGGCAGCAGATCGTGGAGGCGTACCGCATCCACCACAAGGTGGACAAGAAGACCGCCAAGCGCCGGGCCGTGGAGATGCTCGACCGCGTCGGCATCCCGCAGCCGGACAAGCGGGTGGACAGCTACCCGCACGAGTTCTCCGGCGGTATGCGCCAGCGCGCGATGATCGCGATGTCGTTGGTCAACAACCCCGAGCTGCTCATCGCGGACGAGCCGACCACCGCCCTGGACGTCACCGTCCAGGCGCAGATCCTCGACCTCATCCGGGACCTGCAGAAGGAGTTCGGCTCCGCGGTCATCGTCATCACCCACGACCTGGGCGTCGTCGCCGAACTGGCCGACGACCTCCTGGTGATGTACGGCGGCCGGTGCGTCGAGCGCGGTCCCGCGGAGAAGGTGTTCTACGAGCCCCGGCACCCCTACACCTGGGGTCTGCTCGGCTCGATGCCGCGGCTCGACCGCGACCAGCAGGAGCGCCTCATCCCGGTCAAGGGCTCCCCGCCCTCCCTCATCAACCTCCCGTCCGGCTGCGCCTTCAACCCGCGCTGCCCGTACGCCGACGTGCCCAAGGACGACGTCACCCGCACGGTCCGCCCCGAGCTGACCGAGGTCGGCAGCAAGCACTGGGCCGCCTGCCACATGTCGCAGGAGCAGCGGGAGCGTATCTGGACCGAAGAGATTGCGCCGAAGCTGTGA
- a CDS encoding ABC transporter permease → MLAYLIRRLFAAAVMLVVIILVVFCIFFLVPKWAGVDIALNFVGKQADPAAVEGVREKLGLGDPVLVQAWEFFKGIFAGRTYASGGDVTNCAAPCFGYSFKTEQSVWPVLTERFPVTLALALGAAVLWLIFGVAAGVLSALKRGTLWDRGAMVVALAGVSLPIYFTGLLSLAIFSYGLGWIDGQFVPLEESLTGWLGGMILPWITLAFLYAAMYARITRATMLEILGEDYIRTARAKGLKEQVVISKHAMRSTLTPLLTMLGMDLGALMGGAILTETTFSLPGLGQKVLDAIKNHDLPFILGVVLITSLAVLIANLVVDILYAVIDPRVRLA, encoded by the coding sequence GTGCTCGCTTACCTCATCAGGCGGCTCTTCGCCGCCGCTGTGATGCTCGTGGTCATCATCCTGGTGGTCTTCTGCATCTTCTTCCTCGTCCCCAAGTGGGCGGGCGTCGACATCGCCCTGAACTTCGTCGGCAAGCAGGCGGACCCCGCCGCCGTCGAGGGCGTGCGGGAGAAGCTGGGTCTGGGCGACCCGGTCCTCGTGCAGGCCTGGGAGTTCTTCAAGGGCATCTTCGCGGGTCGCACCTACGCGTCCGGCGGCGACGTCACGAACTGCGCCGCGCCCTGCTTCGGCTACTCCTTCAAGACCGAGCAGTCCGTCTGGCCGGTCCTGACCGAGCGTTTCCCGGTCACCCTGGCCCTCGCGCTCGGCGCCGCCGTGCTGTGGCTGATCTTCGGCGTGGCCGCCGGTGTGCTCTCCGCCCTCAAGCGCGGCACCCTGTGGGACCGCGGCGCGATGGTCGTCGCCCTGGCGGGCGTCTCCCTCCCCATCTACTTCACCGGTCTGCTCAGCCTGGCGATCTTCTCCTACGGCCTCGGCTGGATCGACGGTCAGTTCGTCCCGCTCGAGGAGAGCCTCACCGGATGGCTCGGCGGCATGATCCTGCCCTGGATCACGCTGGCCTTCCTGTACGCCGCGATGTACGCCCGGATCACCCGCGCCACCATGCTGGAGATCCTCGGCGAGGACTACATCCGCACCGCGCGGGCCAAGGGCCTCAAGGAACAGGTCGTCATCAGCAAGCACGCGATGCGATCGACCCTGACGCCCCTGCTCACCATGCTCGGCATGGACCTCGGCGCCCTGATGGGCGGCGCGATCCTGACCGAGACGACGTTCAGCCTCCCCGGCCTCGGCCAGAAGGTGCTGGACGCCATCAAGAACCACGACCTGCCCTTTATCCTGGGCGTCGTACTGATCACTTCTCTCGCGGTGCTGATCGCCAACCTCGTGGTGGACATCCTGTACGCCGTGATCGACCCCCGAGTGAGGCTCGCATGA
- a CDS encoding TetR family transcriptional regulator, whose amino-acid sequence MSHTSGVRQAQKQKTRQALLDAALGLLEEQSLSSLGLREVTRAVGVAPTAFYRHFRSTADLGVALVEEALGSLHPMIRTTMSPAGDDDERIARAVELIAGHVAAHPAHVRFVARERHGGVQPVRRAIREQLARFAEEVKAELAEDTASAGWSEADLRMLAGLYVDQMLITASLFLETLDAPEEERRRALGTARRQLRLISVGRAHWLD is encoded by the coding sequence ATGAGTCACACCTCCGGCGTTCGGCAGGCGCAGAAGCAGAAGACCCGGCAGGCGCTCCTGGACGCGGCGCTCGGCCTGCTGGAGGAGCAGAGCCTGAGCAGTCTGGGGCTGCGCGAGGTCACCCGCGCCGTGGGCGTCGCCCCGACCGCCTTCTACCGGCACTTCCGCTCGACGGCCGATCTCGGCGTGGCCCTGGTCGAGGAGGCGCTGGGCAGCCTGCACCCGATGATCCGGACCACGATGTCACCGGCCGGGGACGACGACGAACGCATCGCCCGTGCGGTCGAGTTGATCGCCGGCCATGTGGCCGCGCACCCGGCCCACGTCCGCTTCGTCGCGCGGGAGCGGCACGGCGGCGTACAACCGGTACGCCGGGCCATACGTGAGCAACTGGCGCGGTTCGCCGAGGAGGTGAAGGCCGAGCTGGCCGAGGACACGGCGTCCGCGGGCTGGAGCGAGGCCGATCTGCGGATGCTCGCGGGGCTCTACGTCGACCAGATGCTGATCACGGCGTCCCTGTTCCTGGAGACGCTGGACGCCCCGGAGGAAGAGCGCCGCCGCGCCCTCGGGACGGCACGGCGGCAACTGCGGCTGATCAGCGTCGGCCGCGCGCACTGGCTGGACTGA
- a CDS encoding trimeric intracellular cation channel family protein produces the protein MYEQLFSPTVQHTLDLIGIFVFAISGALLAVRKNFDVFGMAVLAEVTALGGGLFRDLVIGAVPPAAFTDLGYFITPLFATLLVFFLHPHVERLQTGVNIFDAAGLGLFCVAGTTKAYDYGLGLTASACLGLATAVGGGVLRDVLANEVPSLLRWDRDLYAVPAIVGSAMVALCIRYEALTPFTSGLAVVTAFVLRLLALRFHWRAPRAWNRRSTVVEGD, from the coding sequence GTGTACGAGCAACTCTTCAGCCCCACCGTCCAGCACACGCTCGACCTGATCGGCATCTTCGTCTTCGCCATCTCGGGCGCGCTGCTGGCCGTGCGCAAGAACTTCGACGTCTTCGGCATGGCCGTCCTCGCCGAGGTCACCGCGCTGGGCGGCGGGCTCTTCCGCGACCTGGTCATCGGTGCCGTACCGCCCGCGGCCTTCACGGACCTGGGCTACTTCATCACCCCGCTCTTCGCCACCCTGCTGGTCTTCTTCCTCCACCCCCACGTGGAGCGCCTCCAGACCGGCGTGAACATCTTCGACGCGGCCGGGCTCGGCCTGTTCTGCGTCGCCGGGACCACCAAGGCGTACGACTACGGGCTCGGCCTGACCGCCTCGGCCTGCCTGGGTCTGGCCACCGCGGTGGGCGGCGGCGTCCTGCGCGACGTGCTGGCCAACGAGGTGCCCTCACTGCTGCGCTGGGACCGCGACCTGTACGCCGTCCCGGCGATCGTCGGCTCCGCGATGGTCGCCCTGTGCATCCGCTACGAGGCCCTCACGCCGTTCACCAGCGGGCTCGCGGTCGTCACGGCCTTCGTCCTGCGGCTGCTGGCGCTGCGCTTCCACTGGCGGGCCCCGCGGGCCTGGAACCGGCGGTCGACGGTGGTGGAGGGGGACTGA